In Janibacter sp. CX7, a single genomic region encodes these proteins:
- a CDS encoding IclR family transcriptional regulator, which produces MPNATSAGHALRALTHLASRAEPIPAAHLARALDLPRSSTYHLLAVLVEHGYVVHYAEERTYGIGAAVHELGAGYQRQDPLQRLARPLVERLVDATTHNAHLAVLSGRDVLYVIEERAAGRPSLVTDVGVRLPATLTASGLAMLAALPRKQVTALYPSAAVMVGGGPATPSALRRLLVDVRARGHAVEAGSVSPDLSSVASAVLDRDGHPVAAVAVTYRTADVDEGGAAHLAQAAADTAARISQRL; this is translated from the coding sequence ATGCCCAATGCCACCTCCGCCGGTCACGCCCTGCGCGCCCTGACCCACCTCGCGAGCCGGGCCGAGCCGATCCCCGCTGCGCACCTCGCGCGAGCCCTCGACCTGCCGCGCAGCAGCACCTATCACCTGCTCGCGGTGCTCGTGGAGCACGGCTACGTCGTGCACTACGCGGAGGAACGCACTTATGGCATCGGGGCGGCGGTGCACGAGCTCGGCGCCGGCTACCAGCGGCAGGACCCGCTGCAGCGGCTCGCCCGGCCCCTCGTCGAGCGCCTCGTCGACGCGACGACCCACAACGCCCACCTCGCGGTGCTCTCGGGTCGCGACGTCCTCTACGTCATCGAGGAACGTGCCGCGGGACGCCCTTCGCTCGTCACCGACGTCGGGGTCCGGCTGCCGGCGACGCTCACGGCGAGCGGCCTGGCGATGCTCGCCGCGCTCCCCCGCAAGCAGGTCACCGCGCTCTACCCGTCGGCAGCGGTCATGGTCGGGGGAGGTCCGGCGACCCCGTCGGCGCTGCGCCGGCTCCTCGTCGACGTGCGCGCTCGTGGCCACGCCGTCGAGGCGGGCAGCGTCTCGCCCGACCTGTCATCCGTCGCCTCTGCGGTCCTCGACCGCGACGGTCACCCCGTGGCCGCCGTGGCGGTCACCTATCGCACCGCCGACGTCGACGAAGGGGGCGCCGCCCACCTCGCGCAGGCGGCCGCCGACACCGCCGCGCGGATCAGCCAGCGGCTCTAG
- the hutH gene encoding histidine ammonia-lyase: MSTDTTTVVLGDRPLTIDEVVAVARHHAPVEISVGAWERVRAARTVIEGLAEDTVAHYGVSTGFGALATTHIPHEKRAQLQRSLVRSHAAGAGAEVEEEVVRALMLLRVQTLATGRTGIREETLRLYLALLQQRITPVVHEYGSLGCSGDLSPLSHCALTLMGEGRVRVDGGDEVDAAGALADAGLTPVELHEKEGLALINGTDGMLGMLCLAVHDLRRLLATADIATAMSVEGLLGTDDVFAADLQALRPQPGQALSAANMRAVLADSPIRDSHRDPAACTRVQDAYSLRCAPQVHGGARDTVEHAATIAGHELASAIDNPVVTLDGRVESNGNFHGAPVAYVLDFLAIVAADVASMSERRTDRFLDVKRSNGLPPFLADDPGTDSGLMIAQYTAAGMVSEMKRLATPASVDSIPSSAMQEDHVSMGWGAARKLRRSVDALARVIAIELHTAARGIALRAPLRPAPATGAVIDALAEHGQTGPGPDRFTSPDLTAAHLAVVDGSVLAAAQSVTGPLK; encoded by the coding sequence ATGAGCACCGACACCACCACCGTCGTCCTCGGCGACCGGCCCCTCACCATCGACGAGGTCGTCGCCGTCGCCCGCCACCACGCCCCCGTCGAGATCAGTGTCGGCGCCTGGGAGCGGGTGCGGGCCGCGCGCACCGTCATCGAGGGCCTCGCGGAGGACACCGTCGCCCACTACGGCGTCTCGACCGGGTTCGGCGCGCTCGCCACGACCCACATCCCCCATGAGAAGCGCGCCCAGCTGCAGCGCTCGCTCGTGCGCAGCCACGCCGCCGGCGCGGGCGCCGAGGTCGAGGAGGAGGTCGTGCGCGCGCTCATGCTGCTGCGTGTGCAGACGCTCGCGACCGGCCGCACCGGCATCCGCGAGGAGACGCTGCGCCTCTACCTCGCCCTGCTGCAGCAGCGGATCACGCCGGTCGTCCACGAGTACGGCTCGCTCGGCTGCTCCGGCGACCTCTCGCCGCTCAGCCACTGCGCGCTCACGCTCATGGGAGAGGGCCGCGTGCGCGTCGACGGCGGCGACGAGGTCGACGCCGCAGGCGCGCTCGCCGACGCCGGCCTGACGCCCGTCGAGCTCCACGAGAAGGAGGGCCTGGCCCTCATCAACGGCACCGACGGCATGCTCGGCATGCTGTGCCTCGCCGTCCACGACCTGCGCCGACTGCTCGCCACCGCCGACATCGCCACCGCGATGAGCGTCGAGGGCCTGCTCGGCACCGACGACGTCTTCGCCGCCGACCTGCAGGCGCTGCGCCCCCAGCCCGGCCAGGCGCTCTCGGCCGCCAACATGCGCGCGGTGCTCGCCGACAGCCCGATCCGTGACAGCCACCGCGACCCGGCCGCCTGCACACGGGTCCAGGACGCCTACTCCCTTCGCTGCGCGCCGCAGGTGCACGGTGGCGCCCGCGACACCGTCGAGCACGCCGCGACCATCGCCGGCCACGAGCTCGCCTCGGCCATCGACAACCCCGTCGTCACCCTCGACGGGCGCGTGGAGTCCAACGGCAACTTCCACGGGGCGCCCGTGGCCTACGTCCTCGACTTCCTCGCGATCGTCGCCGCCGACGTCGCGAGCATGAGCGAGCGGCGCACCGACCGCTTCCTCGACGTCAAGCGGTCCAACGGGCTGCCGCCCTTCCTCGCTGACGACCCCGGCACCGACTCCGGTCTGATGATCGCGCAGTACACCGCCGCCGGGATGGTCTCGGAGATGAAGCGCCTGGCCACCCCCGCCAGCGTCGACTCGATCCCGAGCAGCGCCATGCAGGAGGACCACGTCTCGATGGGCTGGGGTGCCGCCCGCAAGCTGCGCCGCAGCGTCGACGCGCTCGCCCGGGTCATCGCCATCGAGCTGCACACCGCCGCGCGGGGGATCGCGCTGCGCGCCCCCCTTCGTCCCGCGCCGGCGACGGGTGCCGTCATCGACGCCCTCGCCGAGCACGGGCAGACCGGACCCGGCCCGGACCGCTTCACCTCGCCCGACCTCACCGCCGCCCACCTCGCCGTCGTCGACGGGTCGGTCCTCGCGGCCGCCCAGTCGGTCACCGGCCCGCTGAAGTAA
- the hutU gene encoding urocanate hydratase — MDGARPVRAPRGTELTARSWQTEAPLRMLMNNLDPEVAERPDDLVVYGGTGRAARSWEAFDAIVETLTDLADDETLLVQSGKPVGVLRTNPWAPRVLLANSNLVGDWATWPEFRKLEAEGLMMYGQMTAGSWIYIATQGILQGTYETFAAVARKRFGGTLAGTLTLTGGCGGMGGAQPLAVTLNGGACLIVDVDETRLRRRQSKRYLDEVETDLEVALAKVMQAKGERRALSVGLVGNAAEVFPEILRRHRAGEIEVDVVTDQTSAHDPLSYLPAEVALDEWQRESEADPEGFTKKSRESMAAQVQAMVEFQDEGAEVFDYGNSIRDEARHAGYTRAFEFPGFVPAYIRPLFCEGLGPFRWVALSGDPEDIAVTDAALKELFPENEHLHRWLDAAGELVEFEGLPARICWLGYGERHKAGLLFNELVREGKVKAPIVIGRDHLDSGSVASPYRETESMLDGSDAIADWPLLNALTATSSGATWVSIHHGGGVGIGRSIHAGQVGVADGTDLAAQKLDRLLTNDPGMGVLRHVDAGYSRAAEVAAERGVRVPMEPVVRDAKEA, encoded by the coding sequence ATGGACGGAGCCCGTCCCGTGCGTGCCCCCCGAGGCACCGAGCTGACCGCCCGCAGCTGGCAGACCGAGGCGCCGCTGCGGATGCTGATGAACAACCTCGACCCCGAGGTCGCCGAGCGCCCCGACGACCTCGTCGTCTACGGCGGCACCGGCCGGGCCGCGCGGTCGTGGGAGGCCTTCGACGCGATCGTCGAGACGCTGACCGACCTCGCCGACGACGAGACCCTGCTCGTGCAGTCGGGCAAGCCGGTCGGCGTGCTGCGGACCAACCCGTGGGCGCCGCGCGTGCTCCTCGCCAACTCCAACCTCGTCGGTGACTGGGCCACGTGGCCGGAGTTCCGCAAGCTCGAGGCCGAGGGCCTGATGATGTACGGCCAGATGACCGCCGGGTCGTGGATCTACATCGCCACCCAGGGGATCCTCCAGGGCACCTACGAGACCTTCGCCGCGGTCGCGCGCAAGCGGTTCGGAGGCACGCTCGCCGGCACCCTGACCCTCACCGGCGGCTGCGGCGGCATGGGCGGCGCGCAACCGCTGGCCGTCACGCTCAACGGCGGCGCCTGCCTCATCGTCGACGTCGACGAGACGCGGCTGCGCCGGCGCCAGTCGAAGCGCTACCTCGACGAGGTCGAGACCGATCTCGAGGTCGCCCTGGCCAAGGTCATGCAGGCGAAGGGGGAGCGCCGCGCCCTGTCCGTCGGTCTCGTCGGCAATGCCGCTGAGGTCTTCCCCGAGATCCTGCGCCGCCACCGTGCCGGAGAGATCGAGGTCGACGTCGTCACCGACCAGACGAGCGCGCATGACCCGCTGAGCTACCTGCCCGCGGAGGTCGCGCTCGACGAGTGGCAGCGCGAGTCCGAGGCCGACCCGGAGGGCTTCACGAAGAAGTCCCGCGAGTCGATGGCCGCGCAGGTCCAGGCGATGGTCGAGTTCCAGGACGAGGGCGCCGAGGTCTTCGACTACGGCAACAGCATCCGCGACGAGGCCAGGCACGCCGGCTACACGCGGGCCTTCGAGTTCCCCGGCTTCGTCCCGGCCTACATCCGGCCGCTCTTCTGCGAGGGGCTCGGGCCCTTCCGCTGGGTGGCGCTGTCGGGTGACCCCGAGGACATCGCCGTCACCGACGCCGCGCTCAAGGAGCTCTTCCCGGAGAACGAGCACCTGCACCGCTGGCTCGACGCGGCCGGCGAGCTCGTCGAGTTCGAGGGGCTGCCGGCGCGCATCTGCTGGCTCGGCTACGGCGAGCGGCACAAGGCGGGCCTGCTCTTCAACGAGCTCGTGCGCGAGGGCAAGGTCAAGGCACCGATCGTCATCGGCCGCGACCACCTCGACTCCGGCTCCGTCGCCTCGCCCTACCGCGAGACCGAGTCGATGCTCGACGGCTCCGACGCGATCGCCGACTGGCCGCTGCTCAACGCGCTGACCGCGACGAGCTCCGGCGCGACCTGGGTGTCGATTCACCACGGCGGTGGCGTGGGCATCGGCCGCTCGATCCACGCCGGTCAGGTCGGCGTCGCCGACGGCACCGACCTCGCCGCGCAGAAGCTCGACCGACTGCTCACCAACGACCCCGGCATGGGCGTGCTGCGGCACGTCGACGCCGGCTACTCGCGGGCCGCGGAGGTCGCCGCCGAGCGCGGGGTGCGCGTGCCGATGGAGCCGGTCGTCCGGGACGCGAAGGAGGCCTGA
- the hutG gene encoding formimidoylglutamase translates to MAPFAWSGRSDGDGPEHRRFWNVVSEPERGRQTNVALVGFASDEGVRRNHGRVGAAEGPGALRAALASLAVHEDLTVVDHGDVAVTDGDLEGGQRRLGEVIAAARESADLTVVLGGGHETAYGSHLGLGPRPRLGVLNLDAHFDLRAAERPTSGTPFRQIAADRHEAGVDFDYAVVGISRTSNTGTLFDTADELGVRWLLDDDSQEPGAPVRFVEDFLAGVDAVYLTIDLDVLPAAVAPGVSAPAALGVPPFVIQAVCDAVVASGKLVHLDVTELNPRFDVDQRTARVAARLVHRIITRHASTPRHQEA, encoded by the coding sequence GTGGCCCCCTTCGCCTGGAGCGGACGCAGTGACGGTGACGGCCCCGAGCACCGGCGCTTCTGGAATGTCGTGAGCGAGCCAGAGCGGGGCCGGCAGACGAACGTCGCGCTCGTCGGCTTCGCGAGCGACGAAGGGGTCCGGCGCAACCACGGTCGGGTCGGCGCCGCCGAGGGGCCCGGCGCGCTGCGTGCGGCGCTCGCCTCGCTCGCGGTCCACGAGGACCTCACGGTCGTCGACCACGGGGACGTCGCGGTCACCGACGGTGATCTCGAAGGGGGGCAGCGTCGCCTCGGCGAGGTGATCGCCGCCGCCCGCGAGAGCGCCGACCTGACCGTCGTCCTCGGTGGGGGCCACGAGACGGCCTACGGCAGCCACCTCGGGCTCGGGCCGCGCCCGCGACTCGGTGTGCTCAACCTCGACGCCCACTTCGACCTGCGGGCGGCGGAGCGGCCGACGTCAGGCACGCCCTTCCGGCAGATCGCGGCCGACCGCCACGAGGCGGGCGTCGACTTCGACTACGCCGTCGTCGGCATCTCGCGCACGAGCAACACGGGCACGCTCTTCGACACCGCCGACGAGCTCGGCGTGCGCTGGCTGCTCGACGACGACAGTCAGGAGCCCGGCGCGCCGGTGCGCTTCGTCGAGGACTTCCTCGCCGGGGTCGACGCGGTCTACCTGACGATCGACCTCGACGTGCTGCCGGCTGCCGTGGCGCCCGGCGTGAGCGCGCCTGCGGCACTGGGGGTTCCCCCCTTCGTCATCCAGGCGGTGTGCGACGCGGTGGTCGCCTCCGGCAAGCTCGTCCACCTCGACGTCACCGAGCTCAACCCGCGCTTCGACGTCGACCAGCGCACCGCGCGGGTCGCGGCGCGCCTGGTCCACCGGATCATCACCCGCCACGCGAGCACCCCACGCCACCAGGAGGCCTGA
- the hutI gene encoding imidazolonepropionase, with amino-acid sequence MSTLVTNIGELVTCDGTGEGGVGARIDHALVVDAGRIVWVGPAASAPAADEVVDVEGRCVTPGFVDSHAHLVFAGDRSAEFAARMAGQAYDGGGIGVSVAATREASDDWLRAALAARVAEMRAQGTTTVEVKSGYGLTVADEERALRLAAEVTDEVTYLGAHVVPAEAREDRAGYVSLVTGEMLAACAPHARWVDVFCEPHSPHAFTGEESREVLVAGRDAGLGLRVHGNQLGHGPGVQLACELGAASVDHCTYLSDADVDALVQSAGTTTATLLPGVEFSTRSPWPDARALLDAGVSIALASDCNPGTCYSSSMPFVIALAVREMGLTPSEAVVAATRGGARALHREDIGRVEVGARADLAVLEAPNHLHLSYRAGVPIARALEV; translated from the coding sequence ATGTCGACCCTCGTGACCAACATCGGTGAGCTCGTCACCTGCGACGGCACGGGCGAAGGGGGCGTCGGCGCCCGCATCGACCACGCGCTCGTCGTCGACGCCGGACGCATCGTCTGGGTGGGGCCGGCTGCGTCCGCGCCCGCCGCGGACGAGGTCGTCGACGTCGAAGGGCGTTGTGTCACACCGGGTTTCGTCGACAGCCATGCGCACCTCGTCTTCGCGGGCGACCGGTCCGCGGAGTTCGCCGCGCGGATGGCCGGCCAGGCCTACGACGGCGGTGGCATCGGGGTGTCGGTCGCCGCGACCCGGGAGGCGAGCGATGACTGGCTGCGCGCCGCCCTGGCCGCACGGGTCGCGGAGATGCGCGCGCAGGGCACGACGACCGTCGAGGTGAAGTCGGGCTACGGGCTGACCGTCGCCGACGAGGAACGGGCGCTGCGCCTGGCGGCCGAGGTCACCGACGAGGTGACCTATCTCGGGGCGCACGTCGTGCCCGCCGAGGCCCGGGAGGACCGTGCCGGCTACGTCTCGCTCGTCACGGGGGAGATGCTCGCGGCGTGCGCGCCGCATGCCCGGTGGGTCGACGTCTTCTGCGAGCCGCACTCGCCGCACGCCTTCACCGGGGAGGAGTCCCGCGAGGTGCTCGTCGCCGGGCGTGACGCCGGTCTGGGGCTGCGGGTCCACGGCAACCAGCTCGGCCACGGGCCCGGGGTGCAGCTCGCTTGCGAGCTCGGTGCCGCGAGCGTCGACCACTGCACCTACCTGTCGGACGCCGACGTCGACGCTCTCGTGCAGTCGGCCGGGACGACGACGGCGACGCTGCTGCCCGGCGTGGAGTTCTCGACCCGCTCGCCGTGGCCGGACGCGCGGGCGCTCCTCGACGCGGGGGTCTCCATCGCGCTCGCGAGCGACTGCAACCCCGGCACCTGCTACTCGAGCTCGATGCCCTTCGTCATCGCGCTCGCCGTGCGCGAGATGGGGCTGACGCCGAGCGAAGCCGTCGTCGCCGCGACCCGCGGTGGTGCTCGCGCGCTGCACCGCGAGGACATCGGTCGGGTCGAGGTCGGCGCGCGCGCTGACCTCGCGGTGCTGGAGGCGCCCAACCACCTGCACCTGAGCTACCGGGCCGGTGTGCCGATCGCGCGGGCGTTGGAGGTCTGA
- a CDS encoding DUF664 domain-containing protein, whose translation MTDAPGTPDAPGTPDAPGTPGGGAPGTGAPAWEPPLTGTDAEQIVAALDRQRATFRWKADGLDAAGLSQRIGASELTLGGLLNHLAFVEDLYSTLRLDDSALDERWATMRSQDAWEAHFHPTDSPAELYARYDATVARARQRVADAIASDGIDQRVTTGSDETGWANLRRLQLDLLEEYGRHTGQADMLREAVDGRTGEDPSPDWRPAWL comes from the coding sequence ATGACCGACGCACCCGGCACGCCCGACGCCCCCGGTACGCCCGACGCCCCCGGCACGCCTGGCGGGGGCGCACCCGGCACCGGCGCCCCGGCCTGGGAACCACCGCTCACCGGCACCGACGCGGAGCAGATCGTGGCGGCGCTCGACCGGCAGCGCGCGACCTTCCGATGGAAGGCCGATGGACTCGACGCCGCCGGCCTCAGCCAGCGCATCGGCGCGTCCGAGCTGACCCTGGGTGGCCTGCTCAACCACCTCGCCTTCGTGGAGGACCTCTACTCCACGCTCCGGCTCGACGACTCGGCCCTCGACGAGCGCTGGGCCACGATGCGCAGCCAGGATGCGTGGGAGGCGCACTTCCACCCGACGGACTCGCCCGCCGAGCTCTACGCCCGCTACGACGCGACGGTCGCCCGCGCCCGTCAGCGCGTGGCCGACGCGATCGCCTCCGACGGCATCGACCAGCGGGTCACGACGGGCAGCGACGAGACCGGCTGGGCCAACCTGCGCCGCCTGCAGCTCGACCTGCTCGAGGAGTACGGCCGGCACACCGGCCAGGCCGACATGCTTCGCGAAGCCGTCGACGGACGCACCGGCGAGGACCCGTCGCCGGACTGGCGCCCGGCCTGGCTCTGA
- a CDS encoding DNA recombination protein RmuC — MDITTLITGLLVGLVVGGLLAWLAVRAEVAGLRAERDGLREQLEGLRERLDEQAHAADEDDRTAAALAPLGETLRRVSAKVEQLERDRVSQFASVREALGRVEDTTTRVGREASSLASSLRVSSVRGAWGEVQLRRVLEVSGMIARCDFDEQARGATAAEREVRPDVVVHLPGGKHLVVDAKAPMSHWLQAQAEEIDPSEHDRLLEAHAASLRAHVTTLSSKAYWTAFEPSPEMVVCFVPSDATLAAALSRAPGLHEEAMAERVVLASPGTLLALLRTVAYAWQQDAVTRDAQELLTVGRELYARLGTLGEHATRMGRSLQRSVEDYNRLVGSLESRVLVSARRMGEIGLSSDEIDEVPAVTTTPRPLTAPELLDVVADHRPELDLDLGLPHPREQAADPREQVARSRAQEEGGRTTSREEAS; from the coding sequence ATGGACATCACGACCCTGATCACGGGACTGCTGGTGGGCCTCGTCGTCGGCGGGCTGCTCGCCTGGCTGGCCGTGCGGGCCGAGGTCGCCGGCCTGCGCGCCGAGCGCGACGGGCTGCGCGAGCAGCTCGAGGGACTGCGTGAGCGCCTCGACGAGCAGGCCCATGCTGCCGACGAGGACGACCGCACCGCGGCCGCGCTGGCGCCCCTCGGCGAGACGCTGCGCCGCGTCTCGGCCAAGGTCGAGCAGCTCGAGCGGGACCGGGTCTCGCAGTTCGCCTCGGTGCGCGAGGCCCTCGGCCGCGTGGAGGACACCACCACCCGGGTGGGTCGCGAGGCTTCCTCCCTCGCCTCGTCGCTGCGGGTGTCGTCCGTGCGTGGCGCCTGGGGCGAGGTCCAGCTGCGCCGGGTCCTCGAGGTGTCGGGCATGATCGCGCGCTGCGACTTCGACGAGCAGGCGCGTGGGGCGACCGCTGCCGAGCGCGAGGTGCGCCCCGACGTCGTCGTCCACCTGCCGGGAGGCAAGCACCTCGTCGTCGACGCCAAGGCACCGATGAGCCACTGGCTGCAGGCGCAGGCCGAGGAGATCGACCCGTCGGAGCACGACCGCCTGCTCGAGGCGCACGCCGCCTCCCTTCGCGCGCACGTGACGACCCTGTCGAGCAAGGCCTACTGGACCGCCTTCGAGCCGTCGCCGGAGATGGTCGTGTGCTTCGTCCCCTCTGACGCGACCCTCGCGGCCGCCCTGTCGCGCGCGCCGGGCCTGCACGAGGAGGCGATGGCCGAGCGGGTCGTGCTGGCCTCCCCCGGCACCCTGCTCGCGCTGCTGCGCACGGTCGCCTATGCCTGGCAGCAGGATGCCGTGACCCGCGACGCCCAGGAGCTGCTCACCGTCGGTCGCGAGCTCTACGCGCGGCTCGGCACGCTCGGCGAGCACGCGACGCGCATGGGGCGTTCGCTCCAGCGCAGCGTCGAGGACTACAACCGGCTCGTCGGCTCGCTCGAGTCGCGGGTGCTCGTCAGCGCCCGACGCATGGGTGAGATCGGGCTGAGCAGCGACGAGATCGACGAGGTCCCCGCCGTGACGACGACGCCGCGGCCGCTCACCGCCCCCGAGCTCCTCGACGTCGTCGCCGACCATCGGCCCGAGCTCGACCTCGACCTCGGTCTGCCGCACCCGCGCGAGCAGGCGGCAGACCCCCGAGAGCAGGTGGCGCGCTCCCGCGCGCAGGAGGAGGGTGGTCGCACGACATCCCGCGAGGAGGCCTCATGA
- a CDS encoding DUF222 domain-containing protein produces MGHGSSTMTKGDDVTVMQVDTVGAEAVGEVRSRTGPGDGPDDGSDEVRSGPLEDGPGHASRVADQWLDGVLASVGAARDRAVRDAARLDDGQLERALVATEAVRRAVDGLELVLVAEVGRRGEERGPDGQYREVRLPAGEVAEMAPDAVAVAIGTGPTEAGRRCAVASRAATDLAALAELVAEGRLGRRALEQVHKHTRDTTPETTQAIVEHLLSARRGAPGSIRIIDMEPHEVAKTCRRLITRLEPELMQARADANRASRLDVRTEAGPVGTTWLTAVLPSEIGAAIKAAVDAAGQRWRADDPEMPIGTARAMGLADLVLCGSEVTAEVRLGVPVIASAVSRLTFAPVDDPSCPICSGEEDPVAGLLEEGITYDRVDHERVRIVSGEGADQVDVLAEEWMSDDVATQVRVGCGCTCTTDACHHGEDSTGGGGHPCTCRTGGGRWVSGTTIPGVGYVPPDVVAAIVRRLDTRVGRALIDARTGTLLETSTSAYAIPKAQREFVATRDGVCRMWGCERPVQSRRLGWAADVDHATPWPHGDTSPANLSDLCRHHHRVKHSARWSHRLREDGSTEWITPGGVVALTFPVHAVDEGEESSSPPVGTSDLDNASSPLAGTHDPYTSSSPLAGTNEAEEAADNPPPF; encoded by the coding sequence ATGGGTCATGGGTCGTCGACGATGACGAAGGGGGATGACGTGACGGTCATGCAGGTGGACACGGTGGGGGCCGAGGCGGTCGGGGAGGTGCGGTCTCGGACGGGTCCGGGTGACGGGCCTGACGACGGGTCCGATGAGGTGCGTTCGGGGCCACTCGAAGACGGGCCCGGGCACGCATCGCGGGTCGCAGACCAGTGGCTCGACGGGGTGCTGGCGTCGGTGGGCGCGGCCCGTGACCGGGCGGTGCGCGATGCCGCACGGCTCGACGACGGGCAGCTGGAGCGGGCACTCGTCGCGACCGAGGCGGTGCGCCGGGCCGTGGACGGCCTCGAGCTCGTCCTCGTCGCCGAGGTCGGACGCCGGGGCGAGGAGCGCGGACCGGATGGGCAGTACCGCGAGGTGCGGTTGCCGGCGGGTGAGGTCGCCGAGATGGCGCCCGACGCGGTGGCCGTCGCCATCGGCACCGGTCCCACCGAGGCGGGCCGACGGTGCGCCGTCGCCTCCCGCGCCGCGACCGACCTGGCCGCCCTGGCCGAGCTCGTCGCCGAGGGCCGCCTCGGACGCCGCGCCCTGGAGCAGGTGCACAAGCACACGCGCGACACGACCCCCGAGACGACGCAGGCGATCGTCGAGCACCTCCTCAGCGCTCGGCGCGGGGCGCCCGGGTCGATCCGGATCATCGACATGGAGCCGCACGAGGTCGCCAAGACCTGCCGGCGCCTCATCACGCGCCTCGAGCCCGAGCTCATGCAGGCGCGGGCCGATGCCAACCGCGCCAGCAGGCTCGACGTACGCACCGAGGCCGGCCCCGTCGGCACGACGTGGCTGACGGCCGTGCTGCCGAGCGAGATCGGCGCGGCGATCAAGGCGGCCGTCGACGCCGCCGGGCAGCGATGGCGGGCCGACGACCCGGAGATGCCGATCGGCACGGCCCGTGCGATGGGCCTGGCGGACCTCGTCCTGTGCGGCAGCGAGGTGACTGCCGAGGTGCGGCTCGGCGTGCCCGTCATCGCGTCGGCGGTCTCGCGGCTGACCTTCGCGCCGGTGGACGACCCGTCGTGCCCCATCTGCAGTGGCGAGGAGGATCCCGTGGCCGGCCTCCTCGAGGAGGGCATCACCTATGACCGGGTCGATCACGAGCGCGTGCGCATCGTCAGCGGCGAAGGTGCCGACCAGGTCGACGTCCTCGCCGAGGAGTGGATGAGCGACGACGTGGCGACGCAGGTGCGCGTCGGGTGCGGTTGCACGTGCACCACCGACGCGTGCCACCACGGCGAGGACAGCACGGGCGGGGGCGGCCATCCGTGCACATGCCGCACGGGCGGTGGGCGATGGGTCTCCGGGACGACGATCCCGGGCGTCGGCTACGTGCCGCCGGACGTCGTCGCCGCGATCGTCCGGCGTCTCGACACCCGGGTGGGCCGGGCACTGATCGATGCCCGGACCGGCACGCTCCTCGAGACCTCGACGTCGGCCTACGCGATCCCGAAGGCGCAGCGCGAATTCGTCGCGACGCGTGATGGCGTCTGCCGGATGTGGGGTTGCGAACGGCCGGTCCAGTCACGGCGGCTGGGATGGGCGGCGGACGTCGACCACGCGACGCCGTGGCCGCACGGCGACACGAGCCCGGCCAACCTGTCGGACCTGTGCCGGCACCACCACCGCGTCAAGCACTCCGCACGCTGGAGCCACCGGCTCCGAGAAGACGGGTCGACCGAGTGGATCACCCCCGGCGGCGTCGTCGCCCTCACCTTCCCGGTCCACGCCGTGGACGAAGGGGAGGAGAGTTCGTCCCCGCCGGTGGGGACGAGCGATCTGGACAACGCCTCGTCCCCGCTGGCGGGGACCCACGACCCGTACACCTCTTCGTCCCCGCTGGCGGGGACCAACGAGGCAGAGGAGGCCGCCGACAACCCGCCGCCCTTCTGA
- a CDS encoding NUDIX hydrolase has protein sequence MTSDEPTEEEVKAATTRPNLATEAGRLAFIKVLNARLPKKRLIAQGLLRDEHGRIALCELVYKRDWDLPGGIVDPGESPAHCVVREVREELGLDVTVRGMLAVNWLPPYRGWDDALLCLFDLGAVPSTLLDDATLQAREIKAVHWVDPATVAERVAPYTAAMIAEAVATDTTLYLENSTERADP, from the coding sequence ATGACGAGCGACGAGCCCACCGAGGAAGAGGTCAAGGCGGCGACGACCCGCCCGAACCTCGCGACGGAGGCCGGCCGGCTCGCCTTCATCAAGGTCCTCAACGCCCGCCTGCCCAAGAAGCGCCTCATCGCTCAGGGCCTGCTGCGCGACGAGCACGGACGCATTGCCCTCTGCGAGCTCGTCTACAAGCGCGACTGGGACCTGCCCGGCGGCATCGTCGACCCGGGGGAGTCACCGGCCCACTGCGTGGTCCGCGAGGTGCGCGAGGAGCTCGGCCTCGACGTCACCGTCCGCGGGATGCTCGCGGTCAACTGGCTGCCGCCCTACCGCGGGTGGGACGACGCGCTGCTGTGCCTCTTCGACCTCGGGGCCGTGCCCAGCACCTTGCTCGACGACGCGACCCTGCAGGCCCGCGAGATCAAGGCCGTGCACTGGGTCGACCCTGCGACGGTTGCCGAGCGGGTCGCGCCCTATACCGCTGCGATGATCGCCGAGGCAGTCGCGACCGACACGACGCTCTACCTCGAGAACTCCACGGAACGGGCCGACCCGTGA